One genomic region from Saprospiraceae bacterium encodes:
- a CDS encoding pyruvate, phosphate dikinase, translating into MARNTKPHKYVYFFGANKADGNESMKNLLGGKGANLAEMAGHPNLRLPVPPGFTVTTEVCTYYYDHKKTYPAELQAQVKGALTKIEKITGKIFGDEKNPLLLSVRSGARKSMPGMMETVLNIGLNEKTIEGLIAHGGEPRFAYDAYRRLIMMYADVVMEKASGIEISGKGIRKMLDEQLESIKKQRGYSSDTELTALELKSLIEEYKKTIIKVLGKPFPEDPFQQLWGSIGAVFSSWNGKRAIEYRRIEKIPNEWGTAVNVQAMVFGNMGNDSCTGVAFTRNPGSGENKFYGEYLVNAQGEDVVSGSRTPSPINEYSKNAQSQQHTTLEKFMPALYKELDQYQHRLENHYKDMQDIEFTIEKGKLYMLQCRVGKRNGVAAVRMATEMHKQRLIDSRTAILRVAPNQLVELLLPMLDPKVELITPNIAKGLPAGPGGAKGRIVFTSQEAVEWAHKGEKVILVREETSPEDVDGMHKSQAILTIKGGMTSHAALVARGWGKCCIVGCGDIEIHHESKTLKTNKGKILKEGDWITLNGTKGLVYEGSLPLVDIDLDKNESYKNLMKLVDKTKTLGVRTNAETPHDAAQGLKFGAEGIGLFRTEHMFYGSGSEQPLFLLRKMIVSKTEKERKSALNELFKFVKKDIKDTLKVMQGHPVTIRLLDPPLHEFVPHDTEKLKELSKELGISLGLLRRRVLALHENNPMLGHRGVRLGISYPEITEMQVRAIFEAAAELINAGKKALPEIMIPVTVTVNELIHQKVIVDRVYKEVCAAKKIKKIPYLYGTMIETPRAAIKAGRMAEASDFFSFGTNDLTQMSFGFSRDDIGGFLPNYLDQKILKEDPFQTIDQDGVGELIKTGTRMGRATKPNLKVGICGEHGGDPESVKFCHRIGMNYVSCSPFRVPIARLAAAHAALEDDKKSK; encoded by the coding sequence ATGGCACGAAATACCAAACCTCACAAGTACGTTTACTTCTTTGGCGCAAATAAAGCGGATGGCAATGAATCGATGAAGAACCTTTTAGGAGGCAAAGGGGCAAATCTGGCCGAGATGGCCGGGCACCCAAATCTCAGGTTACCAGTACCCCCTGGCTTCACCGTTACTACCGAAGTATGTACTTATTATTATGACCATAAAAAGACTTATCCTGCCGAGCTCCAGGCGCAGGTCAAAGGTGCTTTGACAAAAATTGAAAAAATCACCGGCAAAATATTTGGTGATGAAAAAAATCCATTATTACTGTCAGTGCGATCTGGTGCCCGAAAGTCCATGCCCGGCATGATGGAAACGGTACTCAATATTGGACTCAATGAAAAAACAATTGAAGGCCTCATCGCGCATGGAGGCGAGCCCCGGTTTGCATATGACGCATACAGGCGACTGATTATGATGTATGCGGATGTGGTCATGGAAAAAGCTTCAGGGATTGAAATCAGTGGTAAAGGCATTCGAAAAATGCTTGATGAACAATTAGAATCAATCAAAAAACAGCGGGGATATAGCAGCGATACTGAATTGACTGCCCTAGAATTAAAATCATTGATCGAAGAATATAAAAAAACAATTATCAAAGTGCTTGGCAAGCCATTTCCAGAAGATCCCTTCCAACAGCTATGGGGTAGTATTGGCGCAGTCTTTAGCAGTTGGAATGGTAAACGGGCAATAGAATACCGACGCATCGAGAAAATCCCCAATGAATGGGGCACCGCTGTCAATGTTCAAGCCATGGTATTTGGAAATATGGGTAATGATAGCTGCACAGGAGTAGCTTTTACACGTAATCCTGGTTCAGGCGAAAACAAATTTTATGGTGAATACCTGGTCAATGCCCAGGGAGAAGATGTAGTATCTGGTAGCCGTACGCCATCTCCTATCAATGAATACTCTAAAAATGCTCAAAGCCAGCAACATACCACGTTGGAAAAATTTATGCCTGCCTTGTATAAAGAGCTCGATCAGTATCAACATCGGTTGGAAAACCATTACAAAGACATGCAGGACATTGAGTTTACGATCGAAAAAGGCAAGTTATATATGCTCCAATGCAGGGTTGGAAAAAGAAACGGGGTGGCAGCAGTCCGTATGGCTACCGAGATGCATAAGCAGCGCCTAATTGACTCACGTACAGCCATTTTGAGGGTCGCACCTAATCAACTGGTTGAATTGCTTTTGCCTATGCTTGATCCAAAAGTAGAGCTCATCACGCCTAATATCGCCAAAGGACTGCCCGCCGGACCTGGTGGTGCCAAAGGCAGGATAGTTTTTACCTCCCAGGAAGCGGTAGAATGGGCCCATAAAGGTGAAAAGGTGATTCTGGTGCGTGAAGAAACATCGCCTGAGGATGTAGACGGTATGCACAAATCTCAGGCTATTCTGACCATAAAAGGGGGTATGACCTCGCATGCAGCTTTGGTCGCAAGAGGCTGGGGAAAATGCTGCATTGTAGGATGTGGGGATATCGAAATCCACCATGAATCCAAAACTCTCAAGACCAATAAAGGAAAGATCCTCAAAGAAGGTGACTGGATCACGCTCAATGGTACTAAAGGATTAGTCTATGAAGGTAGTTTGCCCCTGGTAGATATAGACCTCGATAAAAACGAATCTTATAAAAACCTGATGAAACTGGTCGATAAAACCAAAACTCTCGGCGTGCGTACCAATGCCGAAACTCCCCATGACGCTGCCCAGGGGCTCAAATTTGGAGCTGAAGGAATAGGCTTGTTTCGAACCGAACACATGTTTTATGGCTCAGGTAGCGAGCAACCACTATTCCTTTTAAGAAAAATGATTGTAAGCAAAACCGAAAAAGAGCGAAAATCCGCTCTTAATGAGTTATTTAAATTTGTCAAAAAAGATATTAAAGACACCTTGAAGGTGATGCAAGGCCACCCGGTGACCATACGCCTGCTCGATCCTCCTCTTCACGAATTTGTACCACACGATACAGAAAAACTCAAAGAACTCAGCAAAGAGCTTGGCATCAGTCTTGGACTTTTGCGTCGTCGTGTACTGGCCTTACATGAAAACAATCCTATGCTAGGTCACCGTGGTGTAAGGTTGGGTATCAGCTATCCAGAAATAACCGAAATGCAAGTCAGGGCCATTTTTGAAGCTGCTGCAGAGCTGATCAATGCCGGCAAAAAAGCACTGCCTGAGATCATGATTCCTGTCACAGTCACTGTCAATGAGCTCATACATCAAAAAGTCATCGTAGACCGGGTGTACAAAGAAGTATGTGCAGCAAAAAAAATAAAGAAAATCCCTTATTTGTATGGCACGATGATAGAAACTCCCCGCGCAGCAATTAAAGCAGGGAGAATGGCGGAAGCTTCAGATTTTTTCAGCTTCGGAACCAATGATTTGACTCAAATGAGTTTTGGATTTAGCAGGGATGACATAGGTGGATTTCTGCCAAATTATCTCGATCAAAAAATACTCAAAGAAGACCCCTTCCAGACCATAGATCAAGATGGAGTCGGTGAGTTGATCAAAACCGGAACGCGGATGGGTAGGGCAACCAAGCCAAACTTAAAAGTGGGTATTTGTGGCGAACATGGTGGGGATCCGGAGAGTGTCAAGTTTTGCCATCGTATCGGGATGAATTATGTGAGCTGCTCCCCATTTAGAGTGCCAATTGCAAGGCTGGCAGCAGCCCATGCAGCACTGGAAGATGATAAAAAATCAAAATGA
- a CDS encoding dihydroorotate dehydrogenase-like protein, translating into MLDITSRYMGLHLKSPLVVSANPLSEKVDNILKMEDAGAGAVVLFSLFEEQIKQDAHKLEQVLRSTTNAFAEAADFFPDLDEYAVDTSQYLEIIRQAKERTDIPIIASLNGITPHGWTEYALDIERAGADGLEINVYFIPADINITNAEVEKRYLDIVQLIRKTVKIPIAVKLNPYFSALGHMANQLQQSGADALVLFNRFYQPDFDIDNLSVIPNLEFSHPSEIRLPLLWIAILHGRIPVSLAATTGVHGAKELIKYILAGADVAMCASALYRHGIPWIKDILDDLKWYMREMGFKSMDAFRGSMSQEHVSDPTAYERSNYIKILENKNLRNIK; encoded by the coding sequence ATGCTTGATATAACCTCCCGATATATGGGATTGCATTTAAAATCGCCCCTGGTAGTTTCTGCCAATCCCTTGTCTGAAAAAGTGGACAATATCCTCAAAATGGAAGATGCCGGCGCCGGTGCCGTCGTCTTGTTTTCTCTTTTCGAAGAGCAGATCAAACAGGATGCACACAAACTCGAACAAGTGTTGAGGTCTACGACCAATGCATTTGCTGAAGCCGCTGACTTCTTTCCTGATTTGGATGAATATGCAGTAGATACTTCTCAGTACCTTGAAATCATCAGGCAAGCCAAGGAGCGTACTGACATTCCTATTATAGCCAGTCTCAATGGGATCACGCCCCACGGTTGGACGGAGTATGCCCTCGATATCGAAAGAGCAGGCGCTGACGGACTGGAGATCAATGTATACTTTATACCTGCCGACATTAATATCACCAATGCAGAAGTAGAAAAAAGGTATTTGGATATCGTACAGTTGATTCGTAAAACTGTAAAAATACCGATCGCCGTAAAGTTAAATCCATATTTTTCAGCGCTGGGTCATATGGCCAATCAATTGCAGCAATCCGGAGCGGATGCGCTCGTGTTGTTTAACCGGTTTTATCAACCAGATTTTGATATCGATAATCTTTCAGTGATACCCAATCTTGAATTCAGCCACCCCTCAGAGATCCGACTACCCTTGTTATGGATCGCTATACTGCATGGCAGGATTCCAGTCTCGCTGGCTGCCACAACAGGGGTACATGGAGCCAAAGAATTGATCAAATATATTCTCGCTGGCGCAGATGTAGCTATGTGTGCTTCTGCACTTTACCGGCATGGTATACCGTGGATCAAAGATATTCTCGATGACCTAAAATGGTATATGCGCGAAATGGGCTTTAAATCCATGGATGCATTCAGAGGATCGATGAGCCAGGAGCATGTATCTGATCCCACTGCTTACGAACGAAGTAATTATATCAAAATATTGGAAAACAAGAATCTTAGGAATATCAAATAA
- the nifJ gene encoding pyruvate:ferredoxin (flavodoxin) oxidoreductase translates to MEDKKHKVATIDGNEAAVYVAYRVNEVCAIYPITPSSTMAEFADEWASKGIKNIWGNIPEVIEMQSEGGAAGTVHGALQTGSLTTTYTASQGLMLMLPNMYKIAGELTSAVIHVAARSLAAQGLSIFGDHQDVMAARTTGFALLASSNVQEAHDMALISQATTLKARVPFIHFFDGFRTSHEVNKITLLTEEEIRAMIDDDLVFAHRSRGLNPDHPFIRGTAQNPDVYFQGRETVNPYYTKVPGILSEEMLKFYNLTGRQYAPVKYHGPEDATKIIVIMGSGADTAIETALFLEKYGEKTGVIQITLYRPFPTEAFLAAIPNTVKKIAVLDRTKEPGASGEPMYQDVIVSFAEAYAAGSITQMPTIIGGRYGLSSKEVTPAMIKAVFDELSAETPKNHFTVGILDDVGHTSLMVDPYFTLDESEWTQALFFGLGADGTVGANKNTIKIIGENTDLFAQGYFVYDSKKSGAKTVSHLRFSKNPIHAPYLISSADFIACHQFNFLSKEDVLGQAKPNATLLLNSPYDKDEIWDQLPLNIQQTILHKNLNLFVIDATSVARQTGMAGRINTIMQTCFFALSGVLPPDQAIAQIKKAIEKSYFKKGPKVVEQNFKAVDQTLENLFKVTIPEHTTAVFKPSQPISQDAPEFVRTVTQMMMQGHGDEIPVSALPVDGTYPSGTTKYEKRNISDIIAVWEPDICIQCGNCSFVCPHSVIRSKFYNEKYLAKAPDGFKSAPINARGYPETRYTLQVYLEDCTGCNLCFEVCPVTDRKDRDKKAINLKPKDAIIEIEKTNIGYFEKLPENERAGVNFSTVHGVQFLQPLFEFSGACAGCGETPYIKVLTQLFGDRLLVANATGCSSIYGGNLPTTPWTTNAQGKGPAWSNSLFEDNAEFGLGMRLTTDKQLAIAHQLLQRLAPKLGEDFVTELIDSKQHHESEIEAQRHRISRLKALLRNINDLDAKHLMSVVDQLIKRSVWLIGGDGWAYDIGSGGLDHALASGRNINVLVLDTEVYSNTGGQMSKATPTAATAKFAAAGKRVGKKDLAMQAISYGNVYVAQVAMGANPQQTLLAMREAEAYDGPSLVLAYSHCIAHGINMEDGLNQQQKAVSSGYWPLIRYNPVLRKNNRNPFILDSPRPTMPFRDYAYNELRYKVLTQTQPKEAEKLMVLAQEIVDLRWKTYEDMAGYGAHDFQPVL, encoded by the coding sequence ATGGAAGATAAAAAACATAAAGTCGCTACAATCGACGGCAATGAAGCTGCAGTATATGTAGCTTATCGAGTAAATGAAGTATGTGCCATCTACCCTATTACTCCCTCTTCTACTATGGCAGAGTTTGCAGATGAGTGGGCATCAAAAGGAATTAAAAATATCTGGGGTAATATACCTGAGGTCATAGAAATGCAGAGTGAAGGTGGGGCCGCAGGCACCGTACACGGAGCCCTGCAAACTGGTTCATTGACCACTACCTATACCGCTTCTCAGGGATTGATGCTGATGCTTCCCAATATGTATAAGATAGCCGGTGAGCTTACCTCCGCTGTGATTCATGTGGCTGCCAGGTCTTTGGCTGCCCAGGGATTGTCCATCTTTGGTGACCACCAGGATGTTATGGCTGCCCGTACGACTGGTTTTGCTTTGTTAGCTTCGTCCAACGTACAAGAGGCACATGACATGGCTCTTATCTCACAGGCTACCACTTTGAAGGCCAGGGTGCCTTTTATCCATTTCTTTGATGGTTTCAGGACTTCGCATGAGGTGAATAAAATCACTTTGTTGACAGAAGAGGAGATCCGGGCCATGATCGATGACGACCTGGTATTTGCTCATCGATCGAGAGGGCTTAATCCCGATCATCCATTTATTAGGGGGACGGCTCAAAATCCGGATGTATATTTTCAAGGCAGAGAGACAGTCAATCCATATTACACAAAGGTCCCTGGCATACTCAGTGAAGAAATGCTCAAATTTTATAATCTCACTGGCAGACAATATGCTCCAGTGAAATACCATGGGCCAGAGGATGCAACCAAAATCATCGTCATTATGGGCTCAGGTGCCGATACAGCTATCGAGACTGCATTGTTTCTTGAAAAATATGGCGAAAAAACAGGAGTCATTCAGATCACTTTGTACCGCCCCTTCCCTACCGAAGCATTTTTAGCTGCTATTCCCAATACAGTTAAAAAAATAGCTGTATTGGATAGAACCAAAGAACCTGGTGCCTCCGGCGAACCTATGTACCAGGATGTAATCGTCAGCTTTGCTGAGGCCTATGCAGCAGGCAGTATAACGCAAATGCCCACCATCATCGGGGGCCGTTATGGGCTCTCATCCAAAGAAGTCACTCCTGCCATGATCAAGGCAGTCTTTGATGAATTGAGCGCTGAGACACCAAAGAACCATTTTACCGTAGGTATCCTGGATGATGTAGGTCATACCAGTCTGATGGTAGATCCATATTTTACTTTGGATGAAAGTGAATGGACCCAGGCTTTGTTTTTTGGCCTTGGTGCAGATGGAACTGTCGGAGCTAATAAAAACACTATAAAGATCATTGGTGAAAATACTGACCTTTTTGCCCAGGGATATTTTGTGTATGATTCAAAAAAATCCGGAGCTAAAACAGTTTCGCATTTGAGATTTTCCAAAAACCCGATTCACGCGCCCTATTTGATTTCGAGTGCGGATTTCATTGCTTGCCATCAATTTAATTTCCTGAGTAAAGAAGATGTCCTGGGTCAGGCAAAACCCAATGCAACCTTATTACTCAACAGCCCGTATGATAAGGACGAGATCTGGGATCAACTACCATTGAATATCCAGCAAACTATCCTGCACAAAAACCTTAATCTTTTCGTCATCGATGCGACCTCGGTGGCCAGGCAGACAGGTATGGCAGGCAGGATCAACACCATTATGCAGACTTGTTTCTTTGCTCTGTCCGGTGTATTGCCCCCTGATCAGGCTATCGCACAGATTAAAAAAGCTATTGAAAAATCTTACTTCAAAAAAGGTCCCAAAGTAGTAGAACAAAATTTTAAAGCGGTAGATCAAACCCTTGAAAATTTATTCAAAGTCACCATTCCTGAGCATACCACTGCTGTTTTTAAACCATCACAACCAATCTCCCAGGATGCTCCCGAATTTGTGAGGACTGTGACCCAGATGATGATGCAAGGTCATGGCGATGAAATACCTGTCAGTGCACTGCCCGTCGACGGGACATATCCTAGTGGCACGACCAAATATGAAAAACGAAACATCTCCGATATCATAGCCGTCTGGGAGCCAGATATTTGTATTCAATGCGGCAATTGCAGTTTTGTCTGCCCTCATAGTGTGATCAGATCAAAATTTTACAATGAAAAATATCTGGCTAAGGCTCCAGACGGATTTAAATCCGCTCCGATCAATGCAAGAGGCTACCCGGAGACCAGGTATACTTTGCAGGTATATCTTGAAGATTGTACCGGGTGCAATCTTTGTTTCGAAGTATGTCCGGTGACGGATAGAAAGGACCGGGACAAAAAGGCGATCAACTTAAAACCAAAAGATGCAATCATCGAAATAGAAAAAACTAACATCGGATACTTTGAAAAATTGCCGGAAAATGAAAGAGCAGGTGTCAATTTCTCCACGGTACATGGAGTCCAGTTTTTACAACCCTTGTTTGAGTTTTCAGGTGCATGCGCAGGCTGCGGCGAGACCCCTTACATCAAAGTACTAACTCAACTTTTTGGCGATCGCCTATTGGTGGCCAATGCGACCGGCTGTTCTTCAATCTATGGGGGCAATCTGCCTACCACTCCCTGGACGACCAATGCCCAGGGCAAAGGTCCGGCATGGTCAAATTCCTTATTCGAAGACAATGCAGAGTTTGGCCTCGGGATGCGATTGACCACCGATAAACAATTAGCGATTGCCCACCAATTACTCCAAAGGCTCGCACCCAAATTAGGCGAAGATTTTGTCACTGAATTAATAGATAGCAAACAACATCACGAAAGTGAAATAGAAGCTCAAAGACATCGAATCTCCAGACTAAAGGCATTGCTCAGAAATATCAATGATCTGGATGCTAAGCACTTGATGTCAGTGGTAGACCAACTCATTAAAAGAAGTGTTTGGCTGATTGGAGGTGATGGATGGGCCTACGACATAGGGTCGGGTGGTTTGGATCACGCCCTGGCTAGCGGACGCAATATCAATGTATTGGTACTGGATACGGAAGTGTATTCAAATACTGGAGGCCAGATGTCGAAAGCTACGCCTACTGCTGCCACAGCTAAGTTTGCAGCTGCCGGTAAAAGAGTAGGCAAAAAAGACCTGGCGATGCAGGCCATCTCTTATGGCAATGTATATGTAGCCCAGGTAGCCATGGGTGCCAATCCTCAACAGACTTTGTTAGCCATGCGAGAAGCTGAAGCATATGATGGTCCGTCGCTAGTACTGGCATATAGTCATTGTATTGCTCATGGCATCAATATGGAGGATGGATTGAATCAACAGCAAAAAGCAGTATCCAGTGGTTATTGGCCATTGATCAGATACAATCCTGTTTTGAGAAAAAATAATAGAAATCCATTTATCCTTGATTCTCCACGGCCCACCATGCCATTTAGAGATTATGCTTACAACGAATTGAGGTACAAAGTACTCACTCAAACTCAACCTAAAGAAGCAGAAAAACTTATGGTTCTCGCCCAGGAGATTGTAGACCTACGCTGGAAAACCTATGAAGACATGGCAGGATATGGAGCCCATGATTTTCAGCCAGTTTTGTAA
- a CDS encoding NAD(P)-binding protein has product MANLKTDLTPKTDLRDHASGTGPSRSKMPVYTDFLPPCNHACPAGENIQAWLSLAQAGQHKEAWLKLTEDNPMAAIHGRVCYHPCESDCNRASMDSPVSIHAVERFLGDMAIKENWSFPKPRHKTGKKVLIIGAGPSGLSSAYHLSRLGHEVAIYEAGPVAGGMMNFGIPAYRLPRNILRAEIKRIEDLGVDIKLNYKVNDVLEEKMRGGFDAVFIAIGAHIGKKTDIPAREAGKILDAVSFLKEVELGFKPHLGRKVAIYGGGNTAMDAARIAKRLGVEEALIIYRRDREHMPAHQFEADEALSEGIKIHWLSTIKNLDTGSITIEQMEIVDGKPIPTGIFETLEADSLILALGQDTDTDFLRNIDGIQLKDDGTVEVDQTMMTGHAGIFAGGDMVPSQRTVTIATGHGKKAAKNIDAWLNNTIYSKQNNNPIVTIEQLQVWFKTQAPVSHQDHITSKDAITGFDEIVSGLTATQAQYEAQRCLSCGNCFECDGCFGACPEDAIIKLGPGRRYRFNYNLCTGCGVCFEQCPCHAIDMIPDLKII; this is encoded by the coding sequence ATGGCTAATTTAAAAACAGACCTTACTCCCAAGACTGATCTTCGTGACCATGCATCAGGTACAGGACCTAGCAGGAGTAAGATGCCGGTTTATACCGATTTTCTCCCTCCCTGCAACCATGCTTGCCCTGCAGGGGAAAATATTCAGGCCTGGCTCAGTCTTGCCCAGGCAGGTCAGCATAAAGAAGCCTGGTTGAAACTGACTGAAGACAATCCGATGGCAGCCATCCATGGTAGAGTCTGCTATCATCCATGTGAATCCGATTGCAATCGAGCGTCTATGGATTCACCCGTGAGCATTCATGCAGTTGAAAGGTTTTTGGGAGATATGGCTATCAAGGAAAATTGGTCTTTTCCAAAACCCAGGCACAAAACGGGGAAAAAAGTTTTGATTATAGGTGCAGGACCTAGTGGTTTGTCTTCTGCATATCACTTGTCCCGATTGGGTCACGAGGTAGCCATCTATGAGGCAGGCCCGGTAGCTGGAGGTATGATGAACTTTGGTATCCCTGCTTATCGACTGCCGAGGAATATATTGAGAGCTGAGATTAAAAGAATAGAAGATCTCGGGGTCGATATAAAGCTAAATTACAAAGTCAATGATGTTCTGGAAGAAAAAATGCGGGGCGGCTTTGATGCAGTGTTTATCGCTATCGGAGCACATATCGGCAAAAAAACAGATATCCCGGCCCGCGAAGCAGGCAAAATCCTGGATGCTGTCAGTTTCCTCAAAGAAGTAGAATTGGGTTTTAAACCTCACCTTGGGCGCAAAGTAGCCATCTATGGAGGCGGCAATACGGCTATGGACGCCGCGAGGATAGCTAAAAGGCTAGGAGTTGAGGAGGCACTGATCATCTACAGAAGAGACCGAGAGCACATGCCTGCACACCAATTTGAAGCAGATGAAGCGCTGAGTGAGGGGATCAAAATCCATTGGTTGAGTACCATAAAAAATCTGGATACAGGCTCCATCACCATCGAACAAATGGAAATCGTTGATGGTAAGCCTATCCCTACCGGCATTTTTGAGACGCTGGAGGCTGATTCGCTGATATTGGCCCTGGGTCAAGACACCGATACTGATTTTTTGAGAAATATCGACGGCATCCAACTCAAAGATGATGGCACAGTAGAGGTAGATCAAACGATGATGACCGGTCATGCTGGCATATTCGCTGGAGGAGATATGGTACCCAGTCAGCGTACGGTGACCATCGCAACAGGACATGGCAAAAAAGCGGCTAAAAATATTGATGCCTGGTTAAACAATACCATTTACTCAAAACAAAATAACAATCCGATCGTAACTATCGAACAGCTGCAAGTTTGGTTCAAGACACAAGCGCCTGTCAGTCATCAAGACCATATCACTTCAAAGGATGCTATCACCGGATTTGATGAGATCGTATCAGGCCTCACTGCTACACAAGCTCAATACGAAGCACAGCGATGTCTTTCTTGCGGCAATTGTTTTGAATGCGATGGATGTTTTGGAGCATGTCCGGAAGACGCCATCATCAAGCTGGGGCCAGGAAGGAGATATAGATTTAATTACAATCTGTGCACTGGATGCGGTGTATGTTTTGAGCAATGCCCTTGCCATGCCATAGATATGATACCTGATCTAAAAATAATATGA